GCCTTCCAGCGTCGATTCGGCGCGGATGAATTCATCGTGATCGAGCAGGATGATGCCGTTCTGGTCCTGTACCGGCACCAGTGATTTGTTGAACGACCCATCCGCCCTCGCCCGCGCAGCTTTTTGTTGCGAGTGCAGCGCGTAGGCATCGACGTCCTGACGGCTGAAACCTTCGATGGTGGCGATCAGGTCGGCGCCGACGCCTTGCGGGGTGAAATGGCTGTGCAGGTTGGTTGCCGGGTCCAGCGCCCATGCGCCGCCGTCGCTGCCCATCGGCACGCGCGACATCGACTCGACGCCGCCGACCACCACCAGATCCTCGAAACCGGAACGAACTTTCATTGCGCCGAGGTTCACCGCTTCCAGGCCCGAAGCGCAGAACCGGTTGATTTGCACGCCCGCGACGCTGACGTCCCAATCGGCAACTTGCGTGGCGGTCTTGGCGATGTCCGAACCTTGATCGCCGATCGGCGTGACGCAACCGAGCACCACGTCATCGACCTGGCTGGTGTCGAGGGACGTGCGTTGTTGCAACGCCGTCAGCAACCCGGCCACCAGGTTCACCGGTTTGACGCTGTGCAGCGCGCCATCAGCCTTGCCTTTGCCACGGGGCGTGCGTAGCGCGTCGAAAATCAAAGCTTGGGTCATGACGTCCTCGAACCTGTACGGGGAGTGAATGCTGAGTGGTCACCTTAAGCCCAGCGGCGTTGGATTCAATGACCGCAATGCTCATCGACGTTGACGCTCACGCTCAGACGGACGGTAGTCAGCTATCGGATTAACCGTTTCAGGTGACCAAGGTGTCTAGCCAACGGGCGTCCACGCAGCTGGCGATAGGCCTCATGCCTTTTTAAGAGCTTTTTTCCTGCACACCAGACGAAATGGATCTAAACCACGAGTGACGCGGGCTCTAAGGTGAACATGTACGAAGTTGTCGTCGGGTTTTGCCGAGGCACTCGTCTTACAGGAAGTGCAGCGCTTTGCCGTCATGGAGATATGCAGGCAGGCATCAGCAAATAACAAAAAAGGCGGTCAGCCATGTTCAAACATTCGAAAGTACGTCAAGCGGGACTCATCTTATTCGCCACCACGCTGTTGTTGATTTTGCCCAACCTGACCAAGGTGATTGGTTAGGCGGCTGATCGAAAACGGCGCCAGGTTTTGTTATCGCCCGAACGGCTTTGATTGGAAAAGTTGCCTGGCTCGCTACCCGAGCCAGCGTGGGTGTGCCAACCTTCCCGGCACTTCCACGACATGGACGGCGATCATTTGAGAGCTTTTTTACTGATTGGGGCCATGCTGTTCGGCACGCCCCTGTTTGCCGCACAGCTGAACCTGCAGCTGGGCGCGAGCACTCGCACCTGGCAGACCGAGGAGTTGCTCAAGCATCCTCAAGTCCAGACCATCAATATCAGCAACGACGTTTCCTACAAACGCGACATGCGCTATCAAGCGGTGCCGCTGGCGGCGTTGTTGACTGGCGTTAAACCTGAAGATCATCTGCAAGCCGTGGCACTCGATGGTTTTGCTGCTGAATTGGCGGCCGCGCCGTTGCTCAATAAGCACGGCGCGCAGGCTTGGCTGGCGATTGAAGATCCGGGCAAACCGTGGCCGGCGCTGTCGGCGAGCAAGCCCAGCGCCGGGCCGTTTTATCTGGTCTGGACCGATCCGCAGGCCGGCGATATCAGCCCCGAGCAATGGCCGTTTCAGGTCGCCAGCATCAAGCGCATGGCGCCGGTGGCCGAGCGCTTTCCGGCGTTGTTGCCGGATCCGGCGTTGAAGGCGGACGATCCGGTGAATCAGGGATTTGCGCTGTTTCAGCAGAATTGCCTGGCGTGCCATCGGCTTAATGGCGCGGGCGATGCGCAGTTTGGGCCGGACCTGAATATCCCGTACAACCCCACCGAATATTTCGGCGTCGACTTCCTCAAACGCTACATCCGCGACCCGCAAAGCCTGCGCCATTGGCCACAGGCGAAAATGCCGGGCTTCTCCGAGCAGGTATTGCCGGCGGCGGACCTGGATAAGTTGGTCGCGTATCTGCAACACATGGCCGGGCGCAAAACCCAGCCGTGACACGCGCTCACTCCAATACACCCAATCCCTGTGGGAGCCGAGCTTGCTCGCGATAGCGGTGGGTCAGCCGATGCAGTTCTTTCTGGCAGGACGCCTTCGCGAGCAAGCTCAGCTCCCACAAGGGCGAAACGCACGCAACCCCTGTGGGAGCCAAGCTTGCTCGCGATAGCGGTGGGTCAGGCAATAGAGTTGTGTCTGATCGGACGCCTTCGCGAGCAAGCTCAGCTCCTACAAGGATTTGTGCCTGCGCAAAAACGAGAACGGCCAACCCGAAGGTCAGCCGTTAGTGGATGTTGTCGCTGTTCATAGTGTTATGCGAGTAGCCCTCGTACCTCCTGCTTGACGCCCCAGCCCTCGATAATTCCGCCCAGAGGCTCGACCACCGCCTCGAAATCCTGCTCGAAATCGCCAATACCGTCGTAGGTGGCGTGCATCACTTTGCTTAATTCCAAATGCCAGGCGCCGTCGTCACGCACGCTGACCTGCGCGTTCAGCGATTCACCACAAAAATGCACTGCTGCTCTGCGGGCCCGTTCCTCGTCCGGGAAAATTGCGTAAAACTCGATGGGATGGAACCGTGAAAAATCGAAACCGCCTTCCTTCATGCGGCGCAGCACGCTGGTGCTGATGTCTTCTTGATAGGCTGTGCTCATGAATCGTCCTCCTGAAAAATATGGATAGACTTTCCGTACTCCCATTGCCCGCGACCGATTGGCGAGGACATTACGCCAACCCGTCATCAGGTTGCCGCCGGGGTTTAAGCATGTAGCTGACAAGACCAGACCTTAGCGATCCAATCGCTGATCTCGCTTGCAGAGTAGCCCCATCTCGGAGCTGCTGCCAAGGTCTGGTTGAGAATGAGACAGATGAGGTTCAGGCAGGCGTAATGCCGAGGATTTCTATGCTGTTCTGGGTTTTCAGACTTTTGACGCTGGCATCAGTGGTCCGGCCTTCCAGATCATTCAGATCCAGCTCGGCAGCCACCGGCAGGAATCGAGCCTTGATGAGTTTGGCGGCGTGCTCGTTATCCGGGCATTCCTCGCACTCGAAGACTTCATCGACCGTTTCACCGTGATCATCTACGAAAGTGATTTTCCACTTTGACATCAGTGCCTCCTCGATCAAACCCGCAAATGGGCTTACAACTATCTGGACTTTTGCACTGTGTGATCGTTCAAACGGATTGCGTCACTGGGTCAGCAAAAACTTACCGCAACCCTGTAGAAGCAAAGCTTGCTCGCGAAGACGCTGTATCAGTCAAAACATCTGTCGACGGGTACACCGCTTTCGCGAGCAAGCTCTGCTCCTACGGGGATTTCGTTGCTTCGGAACGGGTTAGTCGTTACTTGGCTTGTTGATCGCGTTCAACACGTACTGCGGCATGGCGAAGGCGCCGATGTGCACTTCCGGGTTGTAGTAACGGGTAACGATGCCGCTGCCGGCGAAGCGCTGTTGCAGGGTTTCGCGCGACAGTTTGCGGTAAGCGGTGTTGGTCGCGCCCCAGGCAAACGTCATCGCGCCGCCAATGTAAGTCGGCACTGCGGCTTGATAGAAATGCCAGTCCGGGAACAGGCTGCGCAGGCGTCCGGCGGTGGTTTGCACTTCGCCCAGTTGCATGAACGGCGTGCCGTTTTGCGTCACCAGAATGCCGCCCTCGTTCAGGCAGCGGTGGCACGCCTGGTAGAAGTTCTCCGAGAACAGCACTTCGCCCGGCCCGATCGGGTCGGTGGAGTCGGAGATGATCACGTCGAATTTTTCCGTGGTGGTGGCGACGAACCGCATGCCGTCGTCGATGACCAGGTTCAGCCGTGGGTCGTCGTAAGCACCCTTCGAGTGGTTCGGCAGAAACTCTTTGCACATGTCGACCACGGTGCCGTCAATCTCGACCATGGTGATGTGCTCGACGCTGCCGTGTTTCGCTACTTCGCGCAGCATGCCGCCGTCGCCGCCGCCGATGATCAGCACACGCTTGGCGGCGCCGTGGGCGAGGATCGGCACGTGGGTGAGCATTTCGTGGTAGATGAATTCGTCGGCTTCGGTGGTCTGGATCACACCGTCCAGCGCCATGACCCGGCCCATGCGCGGGTTTTCGAAGATCACCAGATGCTGGTGTTCGGTGCGCACTTCGTGCAGCAGTTTTTCCATGCGAAAACGCTGGCCGTAGCCTTCGTACAGGGTTTCCAGGTATTCGCTGGTCTTGGTGGTGCTCATGGGAAGTGCTCCGATGAATGCGGCGGCAACGGACGGTTACCCGCCCATGATGGCCAATCGAAAGGCTCGATTGCCCGGGAAAGGCGCGCATTCTACGTTGCGGAACATGACAGGTCGAACCTCACATGATCACGCACCGAATTCCTGCAGGAGCGAGGCTTGCCCGCGACGGCGTAGTGTCAGTCGATATCAATGTCGAATGACACGACCTCTTCGCGGGCAAGCCTCGCCCCTGCAGGGGAGCCGGGTACAAGGTCAGATGCGCACATTGCCTCGTGGTCCGGCGATGGCCCAGATGATCAGGCCCAGCACCGGCAGCAACAGGATCAGCAGCACCCAGACGATTTTCATCCCGGTGGTAGCGCCGCTTTTCAGCACGTTGATGATGGCCCAGATGTCGAGGGCGAAAATGATCAGGCCAATCAGACCGTTAAACGTCGAACCCATGGTGTTGCTCCCTAGATAGTGGCATGCAGTCTTAGGATAGCCGGCCCTGACGAGGGTTCCGTTTTATTGCATTAAACGTGAATCGCCACTTTCAGCGCTTCCAGAGACGGCGCGGCAGCGATGCCGACTTCGGCGCACAACTGCAGAACACGCGGCACGTCGTTGCCGTAAACCAGCACCACTTGCAGTTCGTCGTCGAGCAACTGGCTGAAGTTCATCAGCGTGTAACCGCCGTTTTCCTTGTTCATGCTGCTCATCTGCACCTGGATGCGGTTGAGCGCCGTCAGGGCTTCAGTCTTGGCCAGTTGCTTGGGTTTGACGTTGAAGTCGACGCCGGGGCCGAACGAGGCGACGATCTGCGCGAACAAGTCCATGTAGGTGTCAGCCTGAAACAGGACGGTTTCCGGCAGACTGCCGACCACCACCCACTCGCCCAATGGCATCGGGAAGGTGTCGTCGTAGTTGATGTCGGGATTGGCTGTCAGGAAAGCTTGCGGATCAGCGTAGGCCTGCGCCGCTTCGTCAGCGATCTTGAGGATTTCGTCATCGCCCATGCACCCGGAGCTGATTTTGCTGATGAGTTCGACGAGTGCGGTTTTCATGGCGCGGATCCTGTAGCGAAGGAGAATTTTGAGGGCGCGAAGGATACAGCATTACGCCGCCCATTGACGCTGTAGGAGCCTGGCTTGCCCGCGATGACATCAGCAAAATCGCCATCGCGGGCAAGCCAGGCTCCTACGGGATCAGCGGCAGGTTCGGGTTCAGGCCAGCAGCTTCTCCAGTTGCGCCATGGTATCCACCGCGCCCATGGTTTTCGCCGCATCGATTGCGGTCACGCCATTGGCGTCCTTGGCGCGCGGGTCGGCACCTTTGCTGATCAGGTAATCGACGATTTCCACGCGGTTGAACATCGCCGCCATCATCAGCGCCGTGCGGCCATCGAACGACGAGCCGTCAACCTGCGCCCCGCCTTCCACCAGCGCTTTGACCACCGCCAGATCGCCCTTGTACGCGGCGCCGGCAATCGGGCTCTGGCCGTTGTCGTTGCGGATCTCGGGATCGGCCTTGTGCTCGAGCAATACTTTCACCGTCTCGGCGTGACAGTGGTACGCAGCGAGCATCAACAACGTGTCGCCCTTGTGGTTGCGCAGGTTCGGCGGCAAGCCTTTGGTCAGCAGCGCAGCCATCATCGCGGCATCGCCCTCGCGCGCTTTGTTGAACACCTGTTCGGCAAATTCAGCAGCTTCTTCGGGCGTCATCTGGCGGCTTTGGTCTGACATAGGGACTCCATAATTGGTCGTTCGCAAAAGCCGACAGTTTCCCGAGCGCCCTCGCGCCTGTCACTCATTTTTTCTCATGCGCTGCCATAGCCAGATTTAATAGCGGTACTTGCCCGCGTAAATATCTGCCAGTACCTGCGTGGTCACTTGCACGTAAGTCTGGCTGCCCGGCAGCCACGCATAGATCGGATCATCAGCGGTTTTGCCCGGATCGAAACCCTCATCCTTGAGCCGGGTTTTCTGATATTTGAAGGTCCCGGTGGTTTCCATTTTGACCTTCACCCGCAGAAACAACGGCACTGCGTACGCCGGCATTTGTGCCTGCAAAAAACTCAGCAATTCGCTGAAATCCAGGGTCGCCAGCGACTCGGCCGGCGTGATCGCGGCCATGCCGGCGCGGCCATTGGTGTTGCAGATTTCCACGCCGTACGCCACGGCTTCGGAAATGTTCGGGTGCAGCAGCAGAATGTTTTCGACTTCGGTGGTCGAGACGTTTTCGCCCTTCCAGCGATAAGTGTCGCCCAAGCGATCAACAAACTGCGCATGGCCAAAACCGATGTTGCGCAACAAGTCGCCGGTATTGAAATAGCGGTCGCCTTTGCTGAACACATCGCGGAGCACGACTTTTTCGGTTTTCTGCGGATCGGTGTAGCCGTCCAGCGGCGCTTTGTCGTCGATTCTGGCGAGCAATAAACCCTGCCCGCCCTTGGCGACTTTGCTCATCAAACCCTTGGCGTTGCGAATTGGCGCGCCGCTGTCGTGGTCGTACGCCACCAGCTCCCAGTTCATCAATGAGAAACCGATGGTGTTGTCGAAGTTGAGAATGTTGCTGAAACCAATGTTGCCGTCGCTCGCCGCGTAGAGCTCGCAGATGTGGCCGACGCCGAAGCGCGTCTTGAATTGTTGCCACGCGCCGGGGCGCAGGCCGTTGCCGATCATCTTGGTCACGCCGTGTTGGTTGTCATCGGCGCTGGGCGGTTGATCGACCAGGTAACGGCACAATTCGCCGACATAACCGAGGGTGGTCGCGCGGTATTTGCGCACGTCGCTCCAGAACTGGCTGGCGCTGAATTTGCGGCGAATCGCAAACGCCGAGGCGCCGCTGATCGCCGAGCCCCAGCACACGCACAGGCCGGTGGCGTGATACAGCGGCAACGGGCAATAGACGACGTCTTCGGGGCGCATGTCCAACGCGATCAAACCAAAACTCGCCGAGCTGCGCATCCAGCGCCCGTGTTTGAACACGCCGGCCTTGGGCAGCCCGGTGGTGCCGGAGGTGTAGATGTAAAAGCAGGTGTCATCGCAAAACACCTGTTGGCTGCTTGGCGGGTTGTGGTTTCGGCTGGCGTCGCCAGCGTCGGCGCTGACTTCCATCAAGTTGATAAAGCCGTCGGGCGAAATGCCCGGACTGCCATAAGTTTCGCGGTCGGCGACAAACCAGGTGCGGGTTTCGGCAATCGCTACGCGCTGGCGGACTGCGGAATACGCCGGCACCAGCTCTTCGCCGACGATGATCGCGACCGGCGCCACGAGGTTAAGGCTGTGAACCAGCGCGTCACGAGTCTGCGAAGTGTTGAGCAACGCGCTGATCGCGCCGACCTTGGCCACGGCGAGAATGCTCACCAGCAGTTCCGGGCGGTTCTCGATGAAAATCGCCACCGCGTCGCCCTTGCCGATGCCTTGGCTGATCAGATGATGAGCGATGCGATTGGCCCACTGATTGACCTGCGCATAGGTCAGCGCCACGTCGTTTTGCAGCAGCGCGAGGCCGTCGGGGTTGCGCAAAGTCGCCTGTTCGAAGGTCCAGGCAAGGCCACACGGTTGGGTCGGGTCCTTGACGTTGGCGACTTTCATGCCCTTCACCACGCGGGGAATGGCTTTGGCGATCGTCGGTAATTTGCGGAGCATCATGCCCCAGGTGATCGTGTCGCGCATGGTAGCTCCCGGTCGGTCTTCTTATTATCGGGCGGCATGGAATGAGCCCGAAAATACGTCAGCCGTTCCGACGCTGTACACGCGGTTTTTGCAATGTTTTGTATCCGCTGCCGGGACACGCGAAAACACGATCCTTGCTTGTGCCTTTGGTTCCGTTGAATCGTGCAAAACCACGCAAAATGCAGGATGCACGATGGCTATTCATGCAGATTGCACGAAAGCACAAATTCGACATATAAATAACTTGTTGATTTATAACGATTTTTTAATTGCCTCGTGCTGGCACAATCACTGCAACTACCTCTCCATGCTTGCTAATCAAGTGCTAACGGAGCTGATAGACATGAGCCTGATCCAAGAAAAATTTAACTCCCTGTTCTCCAACTTCGACGTGACCACCCAGGCTCGACCTGACGGTGGCATCCTGCTGACATTGCGCAGCGCCGAAGGCAAAGTGTTCAAACGCTCGATCTCTTACCAGCAGTTGCACGCTGGCGATCAGTTGTCGTGGGTGATCAGCGCGATCCGCCGTGACCTGGCTGAACAGGCCAGTGAACTGCCGCAGATTTCGATGCTGCAGAGCCAACAACGATTTGCCCTGCCGACGTACCACTCGGCGTAAATCGTTCGACGCTGCAAACAGACAGGCCGTGAGCGTTATCGCTTCACGGCCTGAGTTGTTTGTGGGGTCTGCAACCCTATTGAATCCTGCGCACACCCTGTGGGAGCGAGCTTGCTCGCGATGGCGGTCTAGCAGTCATCCATTGGTTAACTGATCGGACGCTATCGCGAGCAAGCTCGCTCCCACAGGGATTGTGGTGTTGCGCAGGTTTGGTGGTTTAGAACACGCAGGGATCGATTTTGCCGAAGCTGTCGACGGTCACGTGCCCTGCCAACTCGCCACCCTCACGCGCCAACCCGCACGTTGCCATGCCCGCAGTTCGCGCCGCGTCGAGTTCTTCGACGATGTCGGACAGGAACAGAATCTCCCCCGCTGTCACGCCAATCGCCTGGGTAATGCGCTGATACGACTGCGCCTCACGTTTCGGCCCGGAGGTCGTGTCGAAATACCCGCTGAACAGCGGCGACAAATCCCCCGCCTCCGAGCAACCGAAGATCAGCTTCTGTGCCTGGATCGAGCCGGAGGAATACACAAACAGTTGAAAACCGTCCTGATGCCAGCGCTTCAGCGCGTCAACCGCGTCCGGGTAAACGTGGCCCTTCAACTGCCCGGCCTGATAACCCTGCTCCCAGACCATGCCCTGGATTGCCTTCAGCGGCGTGGCTTTGCGGTCTTCGGCGATCCAGCCCAGCAGAATCTCGATGACTCGCTCGACATCCGCCTGCGGTTCATTGCTGTCACGGCGCACGGCATCCAGTTGCTCGGCGACATCGGCGCGACCAGCGTTTTGCCGAACGAAGTCCGGCAAGTGTTTGGCGGCGTACGGGAACAGCACGTCGAAGACAAAACTCACCGCGCTGGTGGTGCCTTCGATGTCGGTGAGAATCGCTTTGATCGGCATCGGCTCAGTCCTCCAGGCGTGGGAAACGGCTGGCGATGTCTTCGCCGGTGAATTTGGCCACCCAGCCTTCAGCATTGTTAAACAGACGAATCGCCACGAAATGCGGATGTTCGCCCATGTCGAACCAGTGCGGCGTGCCGGCCGGCACCGAAATCAGGTCGTTTTTTTCGCAGAGCACGGCGTACACGTAATCGTCGATGTGCAGGGTAAACAAGCCACGCCCGGCGACGAAAAATCTGACTTCGTCTTCGCCATGTCGGTGCTCATCGAGAAACTTGGCGCGCAACTCGGCTTTCTGCGGATGGTCGCTGTTCAGGCTGATGACATCGACAGTGACGTAACCGCGCTCGGTCATCAGTTTGTCGATTTGTTCCTGATACGCAGCGATCACTTTTTCCTGACTGGCGCCGGGCTGGATTTTTGCGGCGGCTTGCCAGCGGTCGAAACGCACGCCTTGTTCGGCGAGGGTCGAAGCGATGTCTTCGAAATGGGTCAATACCTTGTTGGGTATTTCCGGGCTGGAGACGTGATAAACGGACAGGCTGCTCATGGGGCAATTCCTCGGTAGCGGCAGCGCCGTCCGGTTCTTGCAGACCGGTCGGGCGCGGCGTTTAAACAGGCAAACACGCTGCTTCTGGTGAAGTCAGCCTTGGCGGTTCAGGACGCTGCGGGTCTTCAACTCGCACTCGAACAAAAATTCAAAAGCTTCGATCTGCCGCAACGCGTCGCTCATGCGCGCGCCCCAGGTGTAAAGGCCGTGGCCACGGATCAGATAACCAACGCAATCGGGATGGGCGTCGAGCCAAGGCTGCACCTTGGCGGCGAGGCGCGCAATGTCTTGATCATTGTCGAAAATCGGCACGCGCACCAACGATTCGTGGGTCGAAATACCGCTGAAGGCTTTCTGCAATTCGTAGTCTTCGAACTCGATAAAATCTTCCGGCGTCAGGCGCGACAGCACCGTGGCGTTGACCGAATGCGTGTGCAACACCGCGCCGATCTCCGTGCGCCAGCTATACAGCTGCGTGTGCAACAAGGTTTCGGCGGACGGTTTTTTGCCCGGCTCCAGGCTATTGCCCGACAGGTCGGTGGCCAGCACATCGTCGATGCCGAGCTGGCCTTTGTGCTTGCCGGATACGGTCAGCAGCGCTTCGGTCGGCGACAGGCGCGTCGAGTAATTGCTGCTGGTGGCCGGCGACCAACCGCGTCCATAGAGAAAACGCCCGGCGTCGATGATTTCCAGGGCGAGGTGTTCACGGGTAAGGCTCATGGCCGGTCCTCTTGCATGCGTGTGGCAATGATAACGGCAGCGGCGAAGGCTGCGAGGCTGGCAATACTAAAGGTCAATGTTGCGCCGAGGGCATTCCAGCTGTAACCGGAATACAACGCGCCGAGCGCGCCGCCGGTGCCGGCCAACGCCGCGTATAACGCCTGGCCCTGACCTTGCTGGCGTGCGCCGAAACTACGTTGCACGAACTGGATGGCAGCAGCGTGAAAGCTGCCGAACGTTGCCGCGTGCAGCACTTGCGCGAACAGCAACACCCAGAGAAATTCGGCAAACGAACCTAGCAGCAACCAGCGCAGCGCCGCCAGCAGAAAACTCGCCATCAGCACCCGGCGCACCGAGAAGCGCGCGAGGATTTTGCTCATGGCCAGGAACATCAGCACTTCAGCGACCACGCCGACCGCCCAGAGCATGCCGATCACGCCGCGGCTATAACCGAGTCGCTCAAGGTGCAAAGTCAGAAAGGTGTAATACGGGCCGTGGCTCATCTGCATCAGCGCCACGCAGGCATAAAACGCCAATACGCCGGGGCTGCGCAATTGCTTGAGAAAACCCTGCCCCGCCACGCGTTCGCTGTGCAGCGGTTGCGCGTTCGGCACCCACACGCTGCTGACGACAATCCCGGCCATGATCAGCACCAGCGCAATCGGGTAGACGTCCAGGCTCAGCCATTCGAACACGCGCCCGAGCGCGACCACGGTGATGATGAAACCGATCGAGCCCCACAAGCGAATCTGGCTGTAACGCGAGGTCTGACCGTTCAAATGTGCGAGCGTGATCACTTCGAATTGCGGCAACACCGCGTGCCAGAAGAATGCGTGCAGCGCCATGACCATCGCCAGCCAGGCGTAGGTTTTGCTGACGAAGATCAGCGAGAACGTGAGCAACGTACAGACGGCGCCGAAACGCACGATGGCCAGGCGCCGGCCAGTGTAGTCGCCGAGCCAGCCCCAGATGTTAGGCGCGACGCAGCGCATCAACATCGGAATCGCCACCAGCTCGCCGATGCGCGCGCTGGAAAATCCGAGGTGATCGAAATACAGCGCCAGAAATGGCGCTGTCGAACCGAGCAAGGCGAAATAGAACAGGTAAAAACTGGACAGCCGCCAGTACGGGAGCGCCGCCATGGTCCTCAGACCAAAACGGCTTTGAGGTCAGCCATTACAGCTGACCCAACACCGGCGTGTTGACGCGCACATCGGCGTTTTGCCCACGATGACGCAGCAGGTGATCCATCAACACAATGGCCATCATCGCCTCGGCAATCGGCGTGGCGCGGATGCCGACGCACGGGTCGTGACGGCCCTTGGTGATGACATCGACCGGGTTGCCATTGACGTCAATCGAGCGGCCCGGCGTGGTAATGCTGGAGGTGGGCTTCAACGCCAGGTGCGCGACGATTGGCTGGCCGGAGGAGATCCCGCCGAGGATGCCGCCGGCATTGTTGCTGAGGAAACCGTCCGGGGTCATTTCGTCGCGGTGCTCGGTGCCGCGCTGGGCGACACTGGCGAAACCGGCGCCGATTTCCACGCCTTTGACCGCGTTGATGCTCATCAGCGCGTGGGCCAGTTCGGCGTCGAGGCGATCGAAGATCGGCTCGCCGAGGCCGGGCATCACGCCTTCGGCAACCACGGTGATTTTTGCACCGACCGAATCCTGGTCGCGGCGCAACTGGTCCATATAGGCTTCCAGTTCCGGCACTTTGTCCGGGTCGGGGCTGAAGAACGCGTTGTCTTCTACCGAATCCCAAGTCTTGAACGGGATTTCGATCGGGCCGAGCTGGCTCATGTAACCGCGAATGACGATGCCTTGGCTCGCCAGGTATTTCTTGGCAATCGCCCCCGCCGCCACGCGCATCGCGGTTTCCCGCGCCGAGCTGCGACCGCCGCCGCGGTAATCGCGTTCGCCGTACTTGTGGTGGTAGGTGTAGTCGGCGTGCGCCGGGCGGAACAGGTCTTTGATCGCCGAGTAGTCCTTGGACTTCTGGTCGGTGTTGCGGATCAACAGGCCAATCGCGCAACCGGTGGTGCGGCCTTCAAACACGCCGCTGAGGATTTCGACTTCGTCGGCTTCCTGGCGTTGCGTGGTGTGGCGGCTGGTGCCGGGCTTGCGCCGATCAAGGTCACGCTGCAGATCCTCCAGGGAAATCTCCAGCCCCGGCGGGCAGCCGTCGACAATGGCGACCAACGCCGGACCATGGCTTTCGCCAGCGGTGGTGACCGTGAACAGCTTGCCGTAGGTATTGCCGGACATGCGGGACGCTCCGTGAAATCGAACCTGAATACGTAATGCGCGCCAGTATACGCAGGCTACCCAAGTAGTTCATCCTCGAACCTTTCTAGCCTTAACCTTTCCACCCTTGAACCTTTCCACCCCTGAACCTTTCCACCTGCGAACCTTATTGGGTGCCCGCGAGTCCAACCGGCAACCTTGTTGATGATGGCGTGATGATGCTGCGA
The window above is part of the Pseudomonas prosekii genome. Proteins encoded here:
- a CDS encoding MFS transporter codes for the protein MAALPYWRLSSFYLFYFALLGSTAPFLALYFDHLGFSSARIGELVAIPMLMRCVAPNIWGWLGDYTGRRLAIVRFGAVCTLLTFSLIFVSKTYAWLAMVMALHAFFWHAVLPQFEVITLAHLNGQTSRYSQIRLWGSIGFIITVVALGRVFEWLSLDVYPIALVLIMAGIVVSSVWVPNAQPLHSERVAGQGFLKQLRSPGVLAFYACVALMQMSHGPYYTFLTLHLERLGYSRGVIGMLWAVGVVAEVLMFLAMSKILARFSVRRVLMASFLLAALRWLLLGSFAEFLWVLLFAQVLHAATFGSFHAAAIQFVQRSFGARQQGQGQALYAALAGTGGALGALYSGYSWNALGATLTFSIASLAAFAAAVIIATRMQEDRP
- the aroC gene encoding chorismate synthase, coding for MSGNTYGKLFTVTTAGESHGPALVAIVDGCPPGLEISLEDLQRDLDRRKPGTSRHTTQRQEADEVEILSGVFEGRTTGCAIGLLIRNTDQKSKDYSAIKDLFRPAHADYTYHHKYGERDYRGGGRSSARETAMRVAAGAIAKKYLASQGIVIRGYMSQLGPIEIPFKTWDSVEDNAFFSPDPDKVPELEAYMDQLRRDQDSVGAKITVVAEGVMPGLGEPIFDRLDAELAHALMSINAVKGVEIGAGFASVAQRGTEHRDEMTPDGFLSNNAGGILGGISSGQPIVAHLALKPTSSITTPGRSIDVNGNPVDVITKGRHDPCVGIRATPIAEAMMAIVLMDHLLRHRGQNADVRVNTPVLGQL
- a CDS encoding methylthioribulose 1-phosphate dehydratase, producing MSLTREHLALEIIDAGRFLYGRGWSPATSSNYSTRLSPTEALLTVSGKHKGQLGIDDVLATDLSGNSLEPGKKPSAETLLHTQLYSWRTEIGAVLHTHSVNATVLSRLTPEDFIEFEDYELQKAFSGISTHESLVRVPIFDNDQDIARLAAKVQPWLDAHPDCVGYLIRGHGLYTWGARMSDALRQIEAFEFLFECELKTRSVLNRQG
- a CDS encoding 1,2-dihydroxy-3-keto-5-methylthiopentene dioxygenase produces the protein MSSLSVYHVSSPEIPNKVLTHFEDIASTLAEQGVRFDRWQAAAKIQPGASQEKVIAAYQEQIDKLMTERGYVTVDVISLNSDHPQKAELRAKFLDEHRHGEDEVRFFVAGRGLFTLHIDDYVYAVLCEKNDLISVPAGTPHWFDMGEHPHFVAIRLFNNAEGWVAKFTGEDIASRFPRLED